A genomic stretch from Apodemus sylvaticus chromosome 12, mApoSyl1.1, whole genome shotgun sequence includes:
- the Sft2d2 gene encoding vesicle transport protein SFT2B produces the protein MDKLKKVLSGQDTEDRSGLSEVVEASSLSWSTRIKGFIACFALGILCSVLGTLLLWVPRKGLRLFAVFYTLGNITSIGSTIFLMGPVKQLKRMFEPTRLIATILVLLCFALTLCSAFLWNKGLALIFCILQSLALTWYSLSYIPYARDAVKKCFAVCLT, from the exons ATGGACAAGCTGAAGAAGGTGCTGAGCGGCCAGGACACCGAGGACCGCAGCGGTCTGTCCGAG GTTGTGGAGGCGTCGTCGCTAAGCTGGAGCACCAGAATCAAAGGCTTCATAGCATGCTTTGCTCTGGGAATCTTGTGCTCGGTGCTG GGTACTCTCCTGCTGTGGGTGCCCAGGAAGGGACTCCGCCTCTTCGCAGTGTTTTACACCCTGGGTAACATCACATCGATTGGGAG CACCATCTTCCTCATGGGGCCAGTAAAGCAGCTGAAGCGGATGTTTGAACCCACGCGTCTCATTGCCACCATCCTGGTGCTG tTGTGTTTTGCACTTACCCTGTGCTCTGCCTTTTTG TGGAATAAAGGACTTGCACTCATCTTCTGTATTTTGCAGTCTTTGGCCTTGACGTG gtATAGCCTTTCCTACATACCGTATGCAAG GGATGCTGTGAAGAAGTGCTTTGCTGTGTGTCTTACATAA